The Spirosoma linguale DSM 74 DNA window TTAAGCCGTCGGTTGGATGTCCGACCTTGGAGCAATGGCTCAGCTAATGGAGTCTACGTACAGTTACGAGTATTTTCACGCTGAAAGTAAAGAACCCCTATATAAATTCAAACGGGGTCATTTTTTTTCTTTGACTCTTTTAAACCGAGTCGGGTAAGCAGGTAGCCCGCCACGTTCTTTTCTACTTTGACCTTGCCTGTCTGTAACTCGTAGGCAAACTTATTGACCTCCTGAACCAGATCCGCTGAGTTCATAATTTGATTCACTACGTCGGCCCGTTTGATATTCCATTTCTCCAATAGTAGACGAGCATTTTGATATTGGGCATCAGATACACCTGCCAGAGTTGCCCCCCCTTTGATGGATTTATCCTCTACCGGAAGGACTATAGCCAGTGGTTGCCGTTTGATTGTAAATGAAACACTTTGGAAACTACGTCCTCGTTTGTATAGGGTATAATCTATTTGTAAATCAGTGTGTTCATTGATCTGCTTCTTTGCTTCATCAAGAACGAAGCGTTTAAATTCACCTATCTGCTTGTACTGTTCATTACCCTTATCATCAAGTAGAGAGAGCATCTTCTTAAGTTCAGGAATTTTGTAAACGGGAGTCTCTCCTTTGTCATTCCACTGACTGCACAGGGTGTATAACCGTTTGGCATACTTACTACCCAGCCGTAGAGCTGCATACAACTCGAAGGAGGTGAAATTGTCCTTCAAATCGAATAGATAAGGTTTTATATCATCGGAAAGCCTTACTTCAATGCGCCCCTCACCAATTACATACTTAACCCGCTGAAACATCCAGAGTTGTTCATAACTCTTTGGTGTTGAGACTTCAAACATACGGCTACCCATCTCCTCAGTAGCCTTTTTGAGGTAGCCGTACTTATACTCCTTTCCCGTCAGGGTTGATAAATCTTTTACCACAATCTCATAAACTCCATCCGTCTTATCCTT harbors:
- a CDS encoding initiator RepB protein (PFAM: initiator RepB protein~KEGG: nme:NMB0495 replication protein); this translates as MNININKSDSLQMSQSVSIRQHNAITTARYEYSELQLDLFFYLLSILRKDKTDGVYEIVVKDLSTLTGKEYKYGYLKKATEEMGSRMFEVSTPKSYEQLWMFQRVKYVIGEGRIEVRLSDDIKPYLFDLKDNFTSFELYAALRLGSKYAKRLYTLCSQWNDKGETPVYKIPELKKMLSLLDDKGNEQYKQIGEFKRFVLDEAKKQINEHTDLQIDYTLYKRGRSFQSVSFTIKRQPLAIVLPVEDKSIKGGATLAGVSDAQYQNARLLLEKWNIKRADVVNQIMNSADLVQEVNKFAYELQTGKVKVEKNVAGYLLTRLGLKESKKKNDPV